In the Desulfitobacterium hafniense DCB-2 genome, AAGAATGGCGGACCACCAGGCGGACATGGAAATCAATTCAATGATGCCGGTGTAAGTCAGGATTCCGTCGATGAGTCCACGTAGGGATACCCAGATAAAGGAAAAGGCGAACAGGCCCAGAGGAACAAAATAGGCTTTCCTTTTGAACAGTATATAGCCAAAGCCGCCGATGGCAGGCATGATCAGCCCATTGTAAAACATAAGCATGCCATTGGAGATGACCATTCCCAGCAGCGTTCCGGCTAACATAATGCAGAGCAGAAAGACGATTATTTGTTTTTTGATTTTGCCTAACACCACAATGTCATCCATTGCAGTAGTTGCTTCTATCTCCGCCCCTGTTTTTTCTCCCCAACTATGGTTACAGTGTTCACAGCCTGCAAGGTGCTCCTGCACCAGCAGGCGGCTGTCTTCGCTGGCGACGCCATCCTTGACCAGAGGCATTAAGTCCAGGCAGACAGAGCAGGAAATCTTACTCATAGCTATATCCCTCCTTGAGCAGGATCGTTCTGATTTTATGCTTGGTGCGAAAATCAAGGACTCTTGCCGAGCTTTCGGAAATCTGATGCTTCCGGGCTATCTCATAAAAGGAGTAGCCTTCAATCCGCATCAAAACGATGTCTCTGTTTTTGTCAGGCTCCCGGTTCAGCAAATCATGAATCCTGTCCAGCAGCTCCTGGGTGAGGAGTGTTGATTCCAGACCGGCCGGATCGGAAAAATAGACTTCCAGCAAATCTTCCGGGGTAAGCTCTTTTTTGCTTTTTCTTAAATGCCCATACCATGTATAGCGGGCTATAGAGAACAGCCAGGTTTTAAGATCGGAATTCCCCTTAAACCCGGGCAGGGATTTGATGGCGCTGATAAAAACCTCCGAGGTCAAATCCTCTGAAAGGGTTTTGCTATGGGTAAGGCTTAACAAATAAGCATAGACGGCATCTTTATGCTGTTCGTAGACCTTTTGCATGACTGAATCAGCCATAGATTTCCCCCTCTCATAAGCTTAGTGTCAAATGAACAGGGTTTTGTTACAATGTCCTTTAAAATTATATAGAAGCTCCATGAGAAAGCAAAGAAGTTTCAGTCAGCAATAATCTGTTGCCTCACGGAATTGAGGGGACCGGCGGAAAAAGCGGTAAAGGGTTTGGCAGGGTATCCTTCGGTATGGTATAGTAAAGTCGGAAAGTGAGGGGTTTTTTTATATGTCAAAAATCCTTATATTAGATGGGAACAGTTTGGCCAACCGGACCTTTTATGCTTTACCGATGATGACGACCGCCGATGGCAAGCCTACCAATGTTCTCCATGGCTTTATGACCATGCTCTTGCGATTGCTGCTTGAACAAAAACCGGATTATTGGGTGGTGGCTTTTGATAAGACCAAGGCTACGGTAAGAATAGAGCAATATGCAGATTACAAAGCCCAGCGCAAAGAGACTCCCGATGCGCTGAAACCCCAGTTTGATTTCCTCAAAGAACTGTTGACTGCTTTTGCCATGCCTATTCTGGAATGTCCGGGCTATGAAGCCGACGACATTATTGCCACGGTTACGTCCCTGGCCGAGCAACGGGAATGGGAGACCCAGATTTATACCGGGGACAGGGATGCCCTGCAGCTGATTTCTCCCCGCACTACGGTCTATCTGACCCGTAAAGGAATCACTGAGGTGGATGCTTATGACGAAGGAGCTCTCTACGAAAAGTATCAGCTCCGGCCTGCCCAGATCATCGATCTTAAAGGACTGATGGGAGATGCCTCCGATAATATTCCCGGTGTACCCGGAGTAGGGGAAAAAACAGCCCTGAAGCTCTTGTGGGAATACGGCAGTGTGGAGAATGTCCTTGATAATATCGACAAAATTTCCGGCAAGAAGCTCCAGGAGAATTTGCGCAATAACACGGATAAGGCCCTCTTAAGCAAGAAGCTGGCCACCATGCTTTATGACATACCTCTGGAGATTGATCTGGATCGATTAGTTTATCGCCGCCCGGATGAGAAGACCTTTACCGCGGCCTTGGATAAGTATGTCCTCAAAAGTGTGGCCCGGATCTGGCATGAACATCATGGGGCAGGAGAAGAGGGCAAGGATACCCCTCGGGAAGAAGTCCTCAAGCCCTGGCCCCTTCGTGAACTGACTGGCGAAGAGTGGTTGGCGCGGTTCCCCCAATGGCAGGCTGATCAAGGAACCCTTGTTTTAACTTGCGCTAATACCGGAGGGAATCCCCATTGGGCGAGGATCACCGCTTGGGGAATAGCTGTCGGTGGGGAGTCCTTTATCCTGAATTGGACCGACGCAGCTCCGGAGGTGCGGCTGGCTTTCAGCCAATTGCTGGAAGATTCTGAGGTGCCTAAGCAGGTTGCCGACAGCAAAGTGCTGTACAGCCTGCTCCTCAATGAAGAGATCATTCTGCGGGGAGTCAGCTTGGATATCGGACTGGCGGCTTATTTGATTAACCCCACCCGCAACAAATTTGAGCCCCTGGAGCTGGTTAAGGAATACATCCCCGGTGCAGGGGAATTCGCAAATTTGGCTGAAGAGGCTTCTGCTCTGGCTCAGGTGGCAGATTCCTATAAGGAAACCCTTGAAGAGCTTGGTCTGAGTGCTCTTCTCCATGAAATGGAGGAACCCTTAAGCCCTATCCTGGCAGAGATGGAGAAGCAGGGAATTGCGGTAGATGTTCAAAGGCTGCAGGAATTTGGCCGGGAGCTGACCGTGGAACTTCAGCGTTTAGAGCAGGAGATCTACGCCGACGCGGGGGAAACCTTCAATATTAACTCTCCTCAGCAATTGGGTCATATCCTCTTTGAAAAGCTGGGGCTTCCCCCCATGAAAAAAACCAAGACCGGTTATTCCACGGATGCCGATACTTTGGAAGAGTTGAGGGATCAGCATTCCATCGTAGAGCGGGTGCTGGACTATCGCCAGTTAAGCAAACTCATGTCTACGTATGTCAACGGCCTGCTGGCTCAGATTCATGAGGGAAGAGTCCATACAACCTTCCAGCAGACGGTAACCGCCACCGGTCGTCTCTCCAGTACCGAGCCTAATCTGCAGAATATCCCCATCCGTCTTGAACTGGGGCGCTTACTGCGGAAAGTCTTTACCCCGACTCAGGAAGGCTGGGTGCTTTTATCAGCGGATTATTCCCAAATTGAGCTGCGGATTTTAGCCCATTATTCTCAGGATGAAGTGCTGTGTGAATCCTTCTCTCTGAATCAGGATGTGCATACCCGTACCGCTTCGGAAGTGTTTGGAATTCCTATGGCAGAAGTCACGAAGGATATGCGCCGCAAGGCTAAGGCGGTTAACTTCGGGTTGATCTATGGGTTGACGGATTTTGGTTTGGGCAGGGATTTGGGCGTACCCCGCAAGGAAGCCAAAACCTATATCGAGACATACTTCCATCGTTATGAAGGGGTCAAACGTTATCTGGAAGAGATTGTGGTCAAGGCTAAAGAAGAAGGACAGGTCCGCACATTGCTCAACCGCTTGCGCCGGATTCCCGAATTGCGTCATCCTAACCGGGTGCAGCGTCAATTCGGAGAGCGGATTGCCATGAATACCCCCATCCAAGGAACGGCGGCGGATATTATGAAGCTGGCTATGTTGGGAGTGGCTGAAGCGTTGAAACCTTATCGGGCCAACCTCCTTTTGCAGGTCCACGATGAATTGGTGATCGAAGTAGCTCCGGAGGACCTGGAAGAAGTGGCGAAAGTCGTCCGTGAAGAAATGGAAAGCGCTTTCCCCCTCTCCGTGCCCTTGATCGCAGATTGTAAGACCGGGCCGAATTGGTATGATATGGAGTCTTATTCCTTGGAGTAGTACCATCAGAAGAGCAGTGCTATTAGTAAAGCAGTACCATCAATTGTCGTACAGTCAATAGAGCATTCCATTAATTCTTATATATGAAGGTGTAATTATGCCGGAACTACCAGAAGTAGAAACCATACGCAGAAGCCTGAGTCAGCATATTCTTGAGCGAAGGATTGAGGAGATCTTAATTCGCTGGCCAGGTGCTGTGGAAGGATATGAGGAGAAAACCTTTGCCGATGCTGTCAGAGGGCTGAAGTTTCAAAGTATCGAAAGACGTGGGAAATATCTTTTGTTTACTTTAGAAGAAGGCTGGTCCTTCATCGCCCATATGCGCATGACAGGGCGCATGGTTTACCATGCTCAAAGCCAGGAACCGGAGAAGCATACCCATGTGGTGCTTAAGCTATCTTCCGGGGAGATTCACTTTACCGATACACGCAAATTCGGCCGGCTGCAGTTGGTGAGAACAGAAGAACGCCTCCAGCAACCCTCCTTAGCCCGCCTGGGTCCGGAACCTTTGGAGGAAGGTTTTTCCGCCGCAGAACTGGGACGGCGTCTGGCTCCCCGCAAACTGGCCATTAAAGCAGCTCTGTTGGATCAGACCCTTGTGGCGGGAATCGGCAATATCTATGCGGATGAAGCCTTATTCAGAGCGGGAATTGCCCCGGAGCGGTGCGCCAATTCCTTGACGAAAGAGGAGATTGAGAAGCTTTACCCTGCCATCTGTCAGGTTCTTGAGGAGGGTATCGCCGCCAATGGCACTTCTTTCCGGGATTACCAGGATGCCAATGGGGAAAGAGGGGACTTTCAGAAGGAATTGAAGGTCTATGGACGTGGGGGAGAACCCTGCAAAGAGTGCGGCCATACTCTGGTGAGAATTCGTCTGGCCGGCAGGTCTACGGTGTTTTGCCCTTGCTGTCAGGTGTAAGATTGAATTCCGCTGCTCTGAGAAGGATTTGAAAGCGGGGTCTCCAGGATTTTGATTTACACCGGTCGCTCCATAAGCTGCGCGGACAAAACTAACGCGAAAAGCCCGCTGCTCCGAAAGGTTCCCCGCTAAATCGGCTCCTGCCTCATAGCGGGTTGGAAACGTCCTGTTTCCAACCTTTCTCCGCAGAGTGCTTTTCGCGAAGTTTTGTTTCCGCTCGCTTAAAGTCGCTTCCCTTGTGTAAATCAAAATCCTTGGGCTGCTTTTCAGGTCTGAGTAAGCAGGGCGTTGTGGGAGCTGTGAGGCAAGCAATCTTATCCAAGCAGCTTTTTCCGTCTTTACCGACGCCGCTTGAGGCGGCAAAGTCGGTGACCTCAGAAGGGCTTTGAAGAAGGGCTGGGCTGGCCTCAGAAATACTCACAACGCCTCACAAAGAGCATCAGGTCCTCGGGGCTCCAGAGAAGAACTTGAAGATACCCGTAAGCAGTAGCTTTACGTACAAAAGCGGACGGATTTAGCGAGGGGCGGTCAGGTCAACGAGGCTTTCTTAACGTAGCGGAGCCACGGTTCACATCAGGTATTACCCGGAGGTTTGGCAGAGCTGTTAAGAAAGCGAGTGGACCAGCCCTGGAGCTATGGAGTACGCGTTGTGCGTAAAGCTACGCGACCCGAAGGTTCATCATGCATAACGCTAAACGACCCAAGCAAACGACTTAGAGTTGTTACAAAGGAGTTATTATGATATGAGTATTCTTTACTGTCGGAGCTGCGGCGTGGACGTTTCCGGAGAAGCCCTTTTCCGACAAGTAACTTTTGCTGTGGAGAAAGGGGAGAAGGTGGGACTGGTAGGTCCCAATGGGGCGGGGAAGACGACCTTGCTGCGGGCCTGCTTAGGGGAGCACCCTCTGGAAAGCGGCGAGGTATTTCTTACCGGCACCTGGGGATACCTTCCCCAGAATCCTTTAGTCGAAGATCAGGGAACCGTCTGGGAGAGCATGCTGGCGGAACGGGCCGATCTCATCGAAATGAAAGAGCAGCTTCATGTTCTTGAAGAACGGATGGCTCATACCGCGGACGAGAAGGTTTTTGCTCAATACAGTGCTCTCACGGAGCGCTTTGAGACCATGGGCGGGTATGCCCTGGAAGCCCAGGTACGCAAGATCCTCTCCGGTCTTGGACTCACTAAAGAAACTGAGCACCCTATTCAACATTTGAGCGGGGGTCAAAAAACCAGGCTGGCTTTGAGCAAACTCCTGCTCCGTTCTCCGGAATTTTTGATTCTGGATGAGCCGACCAACCACTTGGATATGGATGCCTTAGAGTGGCTGGAGGGGTTTTTGAAAGGCTATGACGGCGCGATTTTAGTGGTTTCCCATGATCGCTACTTCCTTGATCATGTGGTTCAGAAAGTCCTGCATCTGGAAAAAGGGGGACTGAAGAGCTATCCGGGAAATTATTCCGAGTATGAATTACAACGGGCGGTGGAAGAAACCACCTTGGTCAGGGAAGCGGAGCGGGTAAGCAAAAAAATTGCCCGTCTGGAGGAATATATCCGGCGTTATAAAGCCGGTATCAAATCCAAGCAAGCCCGGGGCCGGGAATCCCAGCTCCAGAAGATTAAGCCTGTTGAGGTGAATAAAACCCCCAAGTCTTTGCATATTTCCCTGGCCACAGGACGGCGCAGCGGGGATCGAACCCTTATGCTGGAAGATGTCTCTGTAGAGTTTCCCGGGCGCCGGTTGTTCCATGGAGTTGATGTGGAATTGCGCCGGGGGGACCGGGTGGCCCTGCTCGGAGAAAATGGAATCGGCAAAACCAGTCTGCTCAAAGCCATCAAAGGTTCGCTGCCCTATCAAGGGGAGATTCGCCTGGGGGCCAATGTCAAGCTGGGGTATTATTCCCAGGAACATGAGGAATTGCACGGCAAGGGCAGCATCATGGATGAAATCCGGGGCGACACAGATTTGCTTGATCCGGAAATTCGCAGCCTGCTGGCCCGTTTCGGGTTTGTGGGTGAGGAGGTCTTTAAGCCGGTTTCCGTATTAAGCGGGGGAGAAAAAAGCCGGCTGGCCCTGGCTAAGCTCTTCCTCTCTCAGGGAAATCTGCTCCTCCTGGACGAACCCACCAATCACTTGGATACCCGTATGCGGGATGTCTTGGAGGAAGCACTTCAGGATTATGATGGAACCCTTTTGGTTGTCTCCCATGATCGGTATTTCCTGGATCGGGTCGTGAACAAAATCGCCCGTTTGACTCCTGAGGGGCTTAAAATCTACGAGGGGGATTACAGCATGTATAAGGCGCAAGTCCAGGAAGAAGAAGCCGCTTCCACGGGCGGGAGCGCCTCCTCCGGTACAGCTGTCGGAACCCGCCCTCATGAACAATCCAAGGAGACGGAACGGGAAGCAAGACGGCGCCAGAGAAAGGCCCAGCAATTAGAGGCACAGATAGCTGAACTGGAGGAAGAAATCCAGTCCTTAGAAGAGCAGATGGCTGCAGTGACTTCCAATTATGAAAAAGCTCTGGAGCTCCATAAACTCTTTGAGGAAAAAAAGGTTTTACTGGATAGTACAATGATGGAGTGGTTAGAAATAACAGAAGAATAAGGGCACCATAAGAAGGGTTTACCCATATATTATCCTGCAAAGTAAAGGTACTTACAGGAGGATGATTATGGGAGCTGCAATACTCTTCGCTATAGCCTTAAGTTTTGACGGATTTGGCGTAGGGGTATCTTATGGAATACGGAGAATCCGCATACCCCTTCTTTCGATGTTGATCATAACTCTTTGTACAGTAGTAGCCATGGGAACAGCACTGTTCTTTGGCGATGTCCTCATAGGGGTTATTACAGTTGTCTCGCCTAATCTTATCGCAGCGGGAATTTTACTCACCTTAGGGGGCTATCAGCTGATCAAGGCTATTCCCCACTTGTTTAAAAAAGAGACGCCAAAGGCTGAGCCTGCCAGCACAATAGCTGTTCGGGAGCCGGTCCTTAAGCTGGAATTCAAAATCCTGGGCGTTGTGGTGCAGGTTCTCAAAACTCCGGAACAGGCCGATCTTGATGGCTCCGGTGTGATCAGTGCCAAGGAAAGTGTGCTGCTGGGCACGGCCTTATCCCTGGATGCCTTTGCTTCCGGTCTGGTATTGGGTCTTGCTGTGGGAATCTTTAACTCTTTGTCGGTTATTGCCTGGGTGGCCTTGATGCAAATTTTTATGATCAAATGTGGTCAGGCTTTAGCAGGCAGACTTCCCGAAGAGTATTTAGGGAAATTGGGCCTTTTGCCGGGAACCATGCTTATTCTCATCGCTTTGGGAAAGCTGATTTGATTACAATAATGAATTCGAGGTGTCATACTATGTGGGTTATCGGATTAACCGGGGGGATCGGGAGCGGAAAATCCACAGTCTCCCGGTGGCTCTCCCAACAAGGTGTTCCGATTATTGATGCGGATCGTACGGTTCATGGGCTTTATCATGAACCGGAGACGATGGCAGCCATTACGGCTGCCTTTGGTCAGGATATCCTGACGGATACAGAAGAAATCGATCGCAAAGCCTTAGGCAGAATTGTTTTTGCCGATGATCAAGCCCGTAAACAATTGGAAAAGATTCTTCACCCCCGGGTCAGAGTTGCCATGGAAAAACAACAAAAGGCACTGGAACAGGCAGGGGAGAGGATCTGTGTCTGGGATGTTCCCTTGCTTTTCGAGGCAGGGTATGGGTCACAGATGGACGAGTTATGGGTGGTTTGGGTACCGCTGGATATTCAAAAACAACGGGTCATGGAACGGGATGCCTTAAATGCAGAAGAAGTGGCATTGCGCATCCAAGCCCAATATTCATTGGGCGAGAAACGCAATAAAGCAGATGTAGTTATAGATAATTCTGGAAAATGGGAAGAAACAGTAGTACAATTAAGGAAAGAAATGGAAAGAATAAATAGGGAGCAAGGACTATAGAATGAAGCAATGGGTCAGAATAGGTCTTGCAATAGGTCTAACTTAGGTCTATCGTTCTATTCCGTAATATGAGCCTCTCAAAGTATAATATGTCCTATGTTAAGTCCAGCCATGGACTGAAGCCTTGTTCAAACCTTAGAATGCTTTAAGACTTAAATACTGATGAAATCAAGGAGTACCCATGAAAAAGAAAGGGTTCACAGTGCGGCGCAAGAAAAAAAGATCAGGCTTTTTGTTTACCCTGGTCTTATGTGTGATTGCTTTTACATTCTTGTTCTCGTCTCCCCCCATTAAGAAAGTAATCTATCCTTATCCGTATAAATCTCTTATCGAGCATTATGCGGAGCAATATCATGTGGACCCTTTGCTGGTTATCTCGGTCATTCGCGCTGAGAGTAAATTCCTGCCCTATTCCCAATCCCATAAGGGCGCCCTGGGGCTTATGCAGCTGATGCCGGATACAGCCGACTGGATTGCCGAGACCTTAGGGGATGGAGCCTTCGACCAAAGCGAGCTGAGAGAGCCGGAAAAGAATATTCAGTACGGAACCTGGTACATAGCCAGCCTGCAGAAGGAATTCCAGGATATCGAGCTGGTCCTGGCCGCCTATAATGGGGGAAGAGGTCATGTTAATGAGTGGATCCGCACAGAGCAGCTCAAGGTGGATGACTTGAATACGGAGGATATTCCTTTCCGGGAGACCAGGGAATATGTGCAGCGGGTTATGGATAACTACGAAAAGTATCAGGATCTTTATGGTGAAAAACCACGCCTCAAATGAAGCGTGGTTTTTTGCTGGATGAGAAGTCCTAATCCACCTTATCAATTATTTTCTGCTTAAGTTCTTCCTGCTCCGATTTTTCAAAATTGACAACGGCAAAGCCGATCATGATTAATATCATCAGCATAACCCCGACACCGACAACAAGATAAATCATCGTGAACCACTTGCTCAGATCAGCTTGGGGAACAAAACCTGTAGAGACACTGGTGGGAATGAGACTGACAAAAGCAAAATAAAAAGAATCCAGCAAGGACCATCCTTCGACTTGTTTATAGAAAAGAGTACCGGAAAGCAAAATCAATGCCAAGGATACCAGTAAAGATTTAAAGGCTTTTTCCTTCATTATGCGATAAACAGCGGATAGTAATCGTTTTAAGGTCAGAATAAAAGAAATCATGGTGTTTCTCCCTTTTCTCAAGTTTAGTGATAGCTTCAATGGTTAAATACAGTAAAACAAATTTTATCATAAAAGATTAATCCGATACAATTAAAATTTTTATGGTTGGTGCTTATCGTCTTTGCCGATACTAACTATTGTCAAAGGTTGGTTTTAAATAATCTTAAAATTGGTCTTGCTGAGAGAAAAGGGATTCCGATAGTTTCTGGAGAATATGAAAGGATAACAAAGGAGGTTATAGAAGATGAGTGAAGGATTTCAATTAAAATCTCGTTATCAACTGGCTATTGTCGGGTGCGGTCCCGCCGGGATGTCTGCCGCCTTAAATGCCAAAATTCGAAATAAAGACTTTATTCTTTTGGGAAGTGACTTTTGCAGTCCCAAATTAGCTAAAGCTCCCCAGATTGATAATTACCTGGGTTTTCATGAAATCAAAGGGGAGGACTTGCGGCAGAATTTCCTAAACCACGTAAAAGCCATGGGCATTGAGGTTGTACCTTGGAAAGTTCTCAATATTTATCCCGGACCGCCTTTCACCCTGGTGGGCAATAATGAATCCTTTGAAGCCGATGCGGTGATTTTGGCCACAGGGGTATCGCCTACCAAGCTTCTTCCCGGGGAGACAGAGCTTCTGGGCAGGGGAGTGGGCTATTGTGCCACTTGCGACGGACCTTTGTACAAAGGGAAAAAGGTGGCCATTGTTTCCTACAGCCACGAAGGAGAAGCCGAAGCCAATTTCATGGCTGAGATCTGCGCTGAAGTCTATTATCTGCCTTTCTACAAAGAGGTAGGGCAGCTTGATTCCAGAATCATTCAAAAAAAAGCCAGGGTTAAGGAGATTTCCGGCACTCAAAAGGTAGAAAAGCTGGTCTTGGATAACGAAGAGATCTCAGTAGACGGTGTCTTCGTGCTCCGGGAAAGCCTGCCGGCGGAGCAGATCGTTCCGGGCTTGGAAATGGACAAAGGCGCCATCAAGGTGAACCGGGAGCTGGAGACCGGTATTCCGGGACTCTTCGCCGCCGGAGACTGCTCCGGACAACCCTATCAGCTGAACAAAGCGGTAGGGGAAGGAGGAACGGCGGCTCTTAGTGCCATTAAATATCTGGATGAGATGAAAAAAGGATAGACCGGGAGCGAAATATCTCTCTCATAAGTAAAGGCCCGCCCCAATATGAATAAACCTTCGTATTAGGGGCGGCCTTTTAGCTATAAATCTGTTGTTTTTTACCTTGTCAGGAAACGTGCTTAGCTCCAAAAACTGAAGATCAAAAGCGCTTCGTCCGAGAGGTTATACCTGTTATACTGAAGATGAAATATAGGGCCCTTGGGGCTATTGGCTAAAATAGATAACTCAGGGGGGATAGCTCAGTGTATAAAGCTTTATTCTTTGATGTGGATGATACCCTGCTGAATTTCGAACAGTGTAGCAGGGAAGCACTGGGCAAGACATTCCGTCATTTCAGTATGGACTACGATGACACCGTTTACGAGCTGTTCCGCAGCATAGACCAGCGATTATGGCTTCAGCAAAAGCAAGGCGAACTTACCGTTCAGGATGTCATCAATCTTAGATTTCAAGAATTATTTAAACAGCTCCAGCTTGGGTGTTCTCATATCCCTTTGCAGACGATGTTCCAGGAGAGATTGGCGGAAGAGTTTTTCACTGAACCCCATGCGGCAGAATCCCTGGGCTATTTAAGCGCTCGCTACCAACTCTTTGTGACCTCCAACGGTATTTTGAAAACCCAGTTGAAGCGTCTGGAGTTAGCCGGCTTATTGCCGTATTTTACAGATGTATTTGTCTCTGACCATATCGGCCATGAAAAGCCCAGTGTCCGGTTTTTTGAGGAGTGCTTGCAAAGAAGCAGGTTGAAGCCCAGCGAGGTGCTGCTCATCGGCGATAGCCTTGAAGCGGATATGGTCGGGGCCCAAACCAGCAAGATGGACTCTTGCTGGTATAATCCCAAGCATAGGAACACGGATTCTGATGTTGAGATTGATTATATTATTTCAGATTTGCTGCAGCTTAAAGACATACTGCAATAAATAGTATGGCAATAATGCTGTCCGGAACAACCCGGAATGGCCCTTGACTAAGGGCAGTAAAAATGGGGATGAACACGTGCTCCGATATATCTTCACAGTCAGGAAATTTTTTGATGATAGGTGATGGTTATGGAAGGTGAAAAAGTAGCGATTGTCACAGGCGGCAGTTCCGGAATGGGATTGGCCATTGCCAGGAGGCTGAAAGAGGCGGGGATAGAGGTCATTATCTTTGATATTCAAAAGCCGCCGGAGGAGTTTCCCTTCTATCATGTTGATATTCGTGATGATGGCCAGATTAAGTCAGCACTATCCCATATCTCTCAACTGGATATTTTAGTGAATAATGCCGGGATCTATTTTGAGAGATATTTGGAGGATACCACTAATGAAGAAATAGACAACATGGTGGATATCAATATTAAAGGAACGTATCTGATGACACGCAATGCTCTTGCTAAAATCAAAGAAAGACAAGGCTCGGTCATTATCATCGCTTCGTGTTTGGGACTTGTGCCCGAATTAACATCTCCTCTGTACTGCACCACAAAAGCGGGACTTATTATGTTGACAAAATGCCTTGCCCAGCAATATGCAGATTGCGGAGTGCGGGTTAATTGCATATTGCCGGGGCCAATCAATACCCCTCTCCTTCAAAAGAGTTTTCCCGATGAAGCAACCGCTGCCCGCTGCGCGGAGCGTGTGCCTTTAAAGCGGATTGGGGAACCGGAGGATATTGCCAACATGGTGGCTTTTCTTGTGAGCGGGGAGGCCGGGTATATAACAGGCGGTGCTTTTCCCGTTGACGGAGGAGTATCCTCGTCAAGCTTATATTCGAAATAAATTTAAATTACCAACCGATTGGT is a window encoding:
- a CDS encoding zf-HC2 domain-containing protein → MSKISCSVCLDLMPLVKDGVASEDSRLLVQEHLAGCEHCNHSWGEKTGAEIEATTAMDDIVVLGKIKKQIIVFLLCIMLAGTLLGMVISNGMLMFYNGLIMPAIGGFGYILFKRKAYFVPLGLFAFSFIWVSLRGLIDGILTYTGIIELISMSAWWSAILSAFSAVGVLIAWLLHYAFKKEV
- a CDS encoding ABC-F family ATP-binding cassette domain-containing protein; this translates as MSILYCRSCGVDVSGEALFRQVTFAVEKGEKVGLVGPNGAGKTTLLRACLGEHPLESGEVFLTGTWGYLPQNPLVEDQGTVWESMLAERADLIEMKEQLHVLEERMAHTADEKVFAQYSALTERFETMGGYALEAQVRKILSGLGLTKETEHPIQHLSGGQKTRLALSKLLLRSPEFLILDEPTNHLDMDALEWLEGFLKGYDGAILVVSHDRYFLDHVVQKVLHLEKGGLKSYPGNYSEYELQRAVEETTLVREAERVSKKIARLEEYIRRYKAGIKSKQARGRESQLQKIKPVEVNKTPKSLHISLATGRRSGDRTLMLEDVSVEFPGRRLFHGVDVELRRGDRVALLGENGIGKTSLLKAIKGSLPYQGEIRLGANVKLGYYSQEHEELHGKGSIMDEIRGDTDLLDPEIRSLLARFGFVGEEVFKPVSVLSGGEKSRLALAKLFLSQGNLLLLDEPTNHLDTRMRDVLEEALQDYDGTLLVVSHDRYFLDRVVNKIARLTPEGLKIYEGDYSMYKAQVQEEEAASTGGSASSGTAVGTRPHEQSKETEREARRRQRKAQQLEAQIAELEEEIQSLEEQMAAVTSNYEKALELHKLFEEKKVLLDSTMMEWLEITEE
- a CDS encoding RNA polymerase sigma factor, which translates into the protein MADSVMQKVYEQHKDAVYAYLLSLTHSKTLSEDLTSEVFISAIKSLPGFKGNSDLKTWLFSIARYTWYGHLRKSKKELTPEDLLEVYFSDPAGLESTLLTQELLDRIHDLLNREPDKNRDIVLMRIEGYSFYEIARKHQISESSARVLDFRTKHKIRTILLKEGYSYE
- the polA gene encoding DNA polymerase I — protein: MSKILILDGNSLANRTFYALPMMTTADGKPTNVLHGFMTMLLRLLLEQKPDYWVVAFDKTKATVRIEQYADYKAQRKETPDALKPQFDFLKELLTAFAMPILECPGYEADDIIATVTSLAEQREWETQIYTGDRDALQLISPRTTVYLTRKGITEVDAYDEGALYEKYQLRPAQIIDLKGLMGDASDNIPGVPGVGEKTALKLLWEYGSVENVLDNIDKISGKKLQENLRNNTDKALLSKKLATMLYDIPLEIDLDRLVYRRPDEKTFTAALDKYVLKSVARIWHEHHGAGEEGKDTPREEVLKPWPLRELTGEEWLARFPQWQADQGTLVLTCANTGGNPHWARITAWGIAVGGESFILNWTDAAPEVRLAFSQLLEDSEVPKQVADSKVLYSLLLNEEIILRGVSLDIGLAAYLINPTRNKFEPLELVKEYIPGAGEFANLAEEASALAQVADSYKETLEELGLSALLHEMEEPLSPILAEMEKQGIAVDVQRLQEFGRELTVELQRLEQEIYADAGETFNINSPQQLGHILFEKLGLPPMKKTKTGYSTDADTLEELRDQHSIVERVLDYRQLSKLMSTYVNGLLAQIHEGRVHTTFQQTVTATGRLSSTEPNLQNIPIRLELGRLLRKVFTPTQEGWVLLSADYSQIELRILAHYSQDEVLCESFSLNQDVHTRTASEVFGIPMAEVTKDMRRKAKAVNFGLIYGLTDFGLGRDLGVPRKEAKTYIETYFHRYEGVKRYLEEIVVKAKEEGQVRTLLNRLRRIPELRHPNRVQRQFGERIAMNTPIQGTAADIMKLAMLGVAEALKPYRANLLLQVHDELVIEVAPEDLEEVAKVVREEMESAFPLSVPLIADCKTGPNWYDMESYSLE
- the mutM gene encoding bifunctional DNA-formamidopyrimidine glycosylase/DNA-(apurinic or apyrimidinic site) lyase, producing MPELPEVETIRRSLSQHILERRIEEILIRWPGAVEGYEEKTFADAVRGLKFQSIERRGKYLLFTLEEGWSFIAHMRMTGRMVYHAQSQEPEKHTHVVLKLSSGEIHFTDTRKFGRLQLVRTEERLQQPSLARLGPEPLEEGFSAAELGRRLAPRKLAIKAALLDQTLVAGIGNIYADEALFRAGIAPERCANSLTKEEIEKLYPAICQVLEEGIAANGTSFRDYQDANGERGDFQKELKVYGRGGEPCKECGHTLVRIRLAGRSTVFCPCCQV
- the ytaF gene encoding sporulation membrane protein YtaF is translated as MGAAILFAIALSFDGFGVGVSYGIRRIRIPLLSMLIITLCTVVAMGTALFFGDVLIGVITVVSPNLIAAGILLTLGGYQLIKAIPHLFKKETPKAEPASTIAVREPVLKLEFKILGVVVQVLKTPEQADLDGSGVISAKESVLLGTALSLDAFASGLVLGLAVGIFNSLSVIAWVALMQIFMIKCGQALAGRLPEEYLGKLGLLPGTMLILIALGKLI
- the coaE gene encoding dephospho-CoA kinase (Dephospho-CoA kinase (CoaE) performs the final step in coenzyme A biosynthesis.), giving the protein MWVIGLTGGIGSGKSTVSRWLSQQGVPIIDADRTVHGLYHEPETMAAITAAFGQDILTDTEEIDRKALGRIVFADDQARKQLEKILHPRVRVAMEKQQKALEQAGERICVWDVPLLFEAGYGSQMDELWVVWVPLDIQKQRVMERDALNAEEVALRIQAQYSLGEKRNKADVVIDNSGKWEETVVQLRKEMERINREQGL